A window of Cyclopterus lumpus isolate fCycLum1 chromosome 14, fCycLum1.pri, whole genome shotgun sequence contains these coding sequences:
- the pgap2 gene encoding post-GPI attachment to proteins factor 2, whose amino-acid sequence MLQGPYGSLDRDRPLIRFRFTSFAVGTVLLPLTGLIVCLFISLVYHFEDATFTHCHVSNYLPSISAAISRVPERYIWRCCIGLHSAPRYLVSAAYFRFYHVRFAQRLPELLLSGLALVCSLAENTGLMLLTYVSSTETYSVHQNSFIVFIASSILHMLITCRLWQVIRRHYVNPEERTSFRWKVRLFLFNIGCCLAAAYFFRRHNKYCETGVYTLFALCEYLVVFSNMAFHMTAFLDFGSKEVVVATPPEDKRY is encoded by the exons ATGCTCCAGGGGCCGTACGGCAGTCTGGACCGGGACCGCCCGCTCATCCGGTTCCGGTTCACCAGCTTCGCTGTGGGGACGGTGCTGCTCCCGCTGACCGGCCTCATCGTCTGCCTCTTCATTTCACTCGTGTACCACTTTGAGGACGCCACGTTCACACACTGCCAT GTGTCGAACTACCTCCCGTCCATCAGCGCCGCCATCAGCCGCGTGCCGGAGCGCTACATCTGGCGCTGCTGCATCGGCCTGCACTCGGCGCCGCGCTACCTGGTGTCCGCCGCCTATTTCCGCTTCTACCACGTCCGCTTCGCCCAGCGGCtgccggagctgctgctgagcGGGCTGGCGCTTGTCTGCAGCCTCGCCGAGAACACCGGCCTGATGCTGCTCACGTACGTGTCGTCCACCGAAACCTACA GTGTTCATCAAAACAGTTTCATCGTGTTCATCGCGAGCTCAATACTGCACATGCTCATTACATGCAGACTGTGGCAGGTGATCAGGAGACACTACGTGAACCCCGAG gaaaGGACGTCGTTCCGCTGGAAGGTGCGTCTCTTCCTGTTCAACATCGGCTGTTGCCTGGCGGCGGCGTACTTCTTCAGACGCCACAACAAGTACTGTGAAACGGGAG TCTACACTCTGTTCGCCCTCTGTGAATACCTGGTGGTCTTCTCCAACATGGCCTTCCACATGACGGCCTTCTTGGACTTCGGGAGCAAAGAGGTGGTcgtggccacgccccctgaggACAAGCGATACTGA